ACATGGAAACCCGATCCTCCTCAAACGTGGGTTACAAATTCTATTTGAGAAGGGAGCCAGACCTGCACAGAAAGGTGAGTTTACCAAAAGAGCTTACTTAAACGGAAAAATTAATTTATCCGGTGCCGAGGCCATCGGGCGACTGATTGAAGCACGCTCTCGGTATGAATTAGAATTAGCTCAAAAAAACGTATTTGGCGAAATTACAAAATTAAGTTCGAAAATTAGAAGCGATCTTATTTCATTAAAAGCAGAATGCGAAGCTGAGATTGATTTTTCTACTGAAGACCTTACCTTTGAGAGTTTGGAAGAAAGAAAAAATCGAATGATTTCTCTAAAAAACCTTTGTTCTAAATTAATTAAAGATTCTGAACGTGCAGAAACATTGATTTTACAATCCACTGTTGTTTTATTTGGAGAGCCAAACACAGGTAAGTCGAGCCTAATGAACTTACTAATTGGAAAAGACCGTTCAATTATTTCTGACATTCCAGGTACAACCAGAGATTATATAGCTGAAGAATTGAGTTTGGATGGAATTCCGATTCGGTTGGTGGATACTGCCGGAATTCGAGAAACATCCGATAACATAGAACAAATGGGGATTGAGAGAAGCAAACGAGAAGCTGATAGTGCTAACGTAAAACTTCTTTTGATAGATGCTTCTTTGCCATTCGACAAAAGTTCATTTTTAACAAAACATAAAGAAAGACTTCATGGTTCCATTCTTGTTGCCAATAAAATCGACGAAAAACATAAAGATTGGAACCGAGACCAATTAGAAGAATTGCGAAATGAATTCGAGTTGGACATTACAGAAATCTCTTGTAAAACAAAAATTGGAATTTCTCAGTTATTGGAACTTTTAAAAACAAAACTCACCTCTAACGACAATTCAGAAGATGTGGTTTTACTAGAAGACAGACAAAGATTTCATATTCAGAAAATTGAATCTAATTTATCGGAAGCGATTCGTTTGATGGAAGATAACGCACCAGCTGAAATTTATATCCAGGAAATCAATTCCTCGCTCAAAGAAATTGGTGAAGTCAACGGACATGTGGAAAATGAAGAAATTCTTGGTAGAATATTTAGTAAATTTTGTGTGGGTAAATAATTCACAAAAAACTCAAAATTTGCGATTGTCTAATCTTCCAAATAGTATCTAATAAGTCCACATTCCATACGAGGTAAAAAATGAAAAAAATTCTTGTGATTCTCTCTATTTTCTCTTTCAGCACTTTCGGTGTTTTTGCTCAAACAGAAGCAGACGAAGAGCCTACCATGCAAGCTGACGAAGCTTCCGAAACCGTTAAACCTAAAAAAGAAAAAATGAATAACAAAGACGGTGAGAAAAAAGAGAAAAAGAACAATAAAAATGGCGAGAAAAAGGCTAAAAAAGCAAAGAAAGCCAAAAAAGAGAAAAAAGCTAAGAAAGACGCTGAGTAATCTAATCTTTCTCAATGCAAAAAACCCCTGGAGACAGGGGTTTTTTTATATCTAAAAACCCAAATGAAACCTATTAAACAAATCTTCACCTATATTTCGTTAATCTTAATACTTATCCTTGTTAGTTTCTGCACTAATTCCAGTGAAAAAGTTCCTGAAAGTTCAAATCCAGTTCCCAAACGTTTCCAATTTAAACTCAAATCAATTCCCAAAGAACTAAAAGAAGAAAGGATTTCTTACACTCTCAAATTCTATCTATGCCCCGATATTAAAGCTAAAGAGTGTTATATACCAATATCTATAAAAACACACAAAGGTGGAAAACCACTTCAATCATCCACAGACCAAATGACTTTTTTAGAAGTGGTTCCAAACCAGTGGACACATCTTTCGATTTACCTTGACGGAATCGAAAAAGTTCATGGAAAATATTCACCAGGTCATAATCCATTTTGGATTCAAAATACAGATTCGTTTTCTAAAAACCCCAACGTAACTCATGAGTTTACTTTTGTAAGCCAAGAGAACTTAATTCCCAATCGTAAACAAGAAGAGTTGGCACATAAATTTGCACCTATCCTAGTCTTTCACAAGGATAAAAAATACCTTCCAACCAATATCGAAAAGTATGCAAACTTTTTTCAGTCCAAAGAATATAATCTTCCGAATAAAGACATTCGTCGCAAGTCTCTAGGCCAAACCACATGGAACTATGTGGAATTTCCTGATCTAAGGGAAACAGAAAAACAAACACATCTGTATTATCATGTCCGGTATGCCAATGCAACTGTCTCGGGTACACAAAAAGAAGCTCTCCCTGGATTTAGAGACAATGGAAACTATTGGTATGAAGTAGGGAAAGGAGATATGGTTGTCTCTTATTGGATTTGGTATGATTGGAATGAAGGACCAACCAAGTTCGGGAATATTCACCAAGGGGATTTAGAATCTTATGCACTCCTTGTTACAAAAGAAGGAAAACCAAAACGAATCTTACTCACTGGTCATGACCATATCCTTCTCGATACCGATTTTCGAAATATCAATTCATTAAAAAACCACCCCATTCTTTATGTAGCAAAGGGCAATATGGGATCAGATGGAGGAAACCCAACATCAGCTTATGGTGGTTATACGGTTAAACTTCATGCGGGAAATGCACTCTTTAATTATATTTCTGATCCTTGGGATGTGTTTCCAAGTTTTGATCCAGAAAACTCCATTCTCATCATACCCAAAGATTTGTCTGAAAAAGACTTAACGAATGTCAAAATTGGTTCAGGGATCAAGGATAAACCAATCCCAAAAAGTGATGATTCCGAATCCAACCTATCCGAGCCAACTCGTTACGTCGATGCCAGTAAGATGGTTAAACAAAAAATCGAAAGATTAGTCGCATGGGAAGAACCTGGTTGGGCGGGCCAAAAAGCAGACAAAGATCCTGACGGCCACCATCAAGTAGACCCTAAATTAATTTCTTTCTTCAAATTCCAAGGAAGGCTTGGAAAACATCCCAGATCCGATTTAAGGATTAGAGAGTTACACCAATACGGCGAATCTCCCGAGAACGCTCCTTTCAAAACTAATATAGAACAACACTATACCTTTGAAAGTCCCAAATCAGAGAGATCATATACTGACAGGGAAGGAAACTATGGTCCTAAATTTTTAGGGGATGATTCCACTCCACAAAAATAACAAAATTTGATCTTATCAAAAATATAAAATCAGTTCGACTTCAGATCAGGTCAACTAACTTTGCTTTGGTCAACTCTTCTGGTTTAAATGGTTTTTCTTTTCGAATGTAATCGATCATTTCCTCCTGGCGTACATACCCGGTACCGAGGATTGCTTTTTGAATCACAAAATCTTTCCAGGTTTTGAATGAATGACCAAACTTTTCACGGTCAAGTAACCTCGTGATCGATTCCTCATTTTCCCCCCAAACAAACGGATTAGCACCAACATGTAGAAGATCGGCTAAACATTCTACCGCATCAGCGGAAGCGGATAAAAATAATGGAGTGTTCCCCAATTCGTCTCTAATTTCTAAGGAAATAATTCCTTCTTCTAACAGATAAGAACATATCTCATGTAAATTCCGCTCAGAAGCTAAATGTAGTGCAGTTTTTCCTTCTCGGTCTTTGTGATGGATCACATCAGGAAACATTGACAGAAGTTTGGTGACGATCTCCATTCGGTCTTCGATGGTTGCTTCTAAAAAAACAGAACGCCCTTCTTCATTTCGTAATGAAACGATATCTTCTGTTAACAAACCAACTATAACTTCCCAAAGAGGTTCTGCTGATTCAAGAATTGCTAAATGAAAGATGGTATTTCCATTTTTATCCCTTGTGAGAAGGCGGTTAGAATTTTTCCAAACGGAGACTGTCTCTACCAAGATTTGTAGAAAGGATTCTTTATTTTGGCTCATCACATCAAAGATAACATTGCCTGGAATGCGATAAGGGGAGGAAGGATCGGCCCCTCTTTGGATGGCATGGCGAAAGAGCTCTGCACTCTCCATCTTTACCATCCAGGAGAGGGCATTGGTTCCATAAGAATCTAATTC
This genomic stretch from Leptospira meyeri harbors:
- the mnmE gene encoding tRNA uridine-5-carboxymethylaminomethyl(34) synthesis GTPase MnmE codes for the protein MIDTIAALSTASGPGAIGILRVSGSAVLPIALSVLEKNGSPLTEEYIINQKRTAVFCDFVDANHPLDQIVFFYFPSPNSYTGEDLAEFHLHGNPILLKRGLQILFEKGARPAQKGEFTKRAYLNGKINLSGAEAIGRLIEARSRYELELAQKNVFGEITKLSSKIRSDLISLKAECEAEIDFSTEDLTFESLEERKNRMISLKNLCSKLIKDSERAETLILQSTVVLFGEPNTGKSSLMNLLIGKDRSIISDIPGTTRDYIAEELSLDGIPIRLVDTAGIRETSDNIEQMGIERSKREADSANVKLLLIDASLPFDKSSFLTKHKERLHGSILVANKIDEKHKDWNRDQLEELRNEFELDITEISCKTKIGISQLLELLKTKLTSNDNSEDVVLLEDRQRFHIQKIESNLSEAIRLMEDNAPAEIYIQEINSSLKEIGEVNGHVENEEILGRIFSKFCVGK
- a CDS encoding ankyrin repeat domain-containing protein, which produces MSLIDVAKSGSIEEWDAEINAGADPNELDSYGTNALSWMVKMESAELFRHAIQRGADPSSPYRIPGNVIFDVMSQNKESFLQILVETVSVWKNSNRLLTRDKNGNTIFHLAILESAEPLWEVIVGLLTEDIVSLRNEEGRSVFLEATIEDRMEIVTKLLSMFPDVIHHKDREGKTALHLASERNLHEICSYLLEEGIISLEIRDELGNTPLFLSASADAVECLADLLHVGANPFVWGENEESITRLLDREKFGHSFKTWKDFVIQKAILGTGYVRQEEMIDYIRKEKPFKPEELTKAKLVDLI